One genomic region from Leptolyngbyaceae cyanobacterium JSC-12 encodes:
- a CDS encoding L-threonine O-3-phosphate decarboxylase (IMG reference gene:2510097983~PFAM: Aminotransferase class I and II~TIGRFAM: L-threonine-O-3-phosphate decarboxylase): protein MNRPAHGGNLVWAAELADCSPDAILDFSASINPLGPPASAIAAIQHQLGNLVSYPDPSYSRLRWAISQFHHISPDWILPGNGAAELLTWSARDLAELDITYLFTPAFSDYTRALNAFDAIIQAVPLRLGHTPSELDGLPFLHPSGSTGLLLNTPHNPTGQLFSREFLLQCLPQCGLMVVDEAFMDFLPPDQQQSLIEWVEEYPNLVIVRSLTKFYSLPGLRLGYAIAHPDRLKRWQQWRDPWSVNSLAAAVGEVVLQDRAFQHQTWNWLATARSQLFAGLANLPGLYPFYSAANFLLVQSDYSVVDLQMKLLKTYKILIRDCLSFPELGDRYFRVAIRTQAENQRLLDGLEEILVSRNGG from the coding sequence ATGAACCGTCCTGCGCACGGGGGAAATCTGGTTTGGGCAGCCGAACTGGCAGACTGTTCCCCCGATGCCATTCTTGATTTTTCTGCCAGTATTAATCCGCTGGGTCCGCCAGCTTCTGCGATCGCTGCGATTCAACATCAGCTAGGCAACCTGGTTTCCTATCCAGATCCTTCTTATTCTCGTCTGCGATGGGCAATTAGTCAGTTTCATCACATCTCCCCCGACTGGATTTTGCCCGGTAATGGTGCTGCTGAATTGCTAACCTGGTCTGCCCGAGACCTTGCCGAGCTAGATATCACCTATTTGTTCACTCCCGCTTTTAGCGACTATACTCGTGCACTCAACGCATTCGATGCCATAATTCAAGCCGTGCCTTTAAGGTTGGGGCACACACCTTCAGAGTTAGACGGTCTTCCTTTCTTGCACCCTTCCGGGTCAACAGGCTTACTGCTCAACACGCCGCATAATCCAACCGGACAGCTTTTTTCGAGAGAATTTTTGTTGCAATGTCTCCCACAATGTGGACTGATGGTTGTGGATGAAGCGTTTATGGACTTTTTGCCCCCCGATCAGCAACAAAGCTTGATTGAATGGGTGGAGGAATATCCCAATCTGGTAATCGTGCGATCGCTGACCAAGTTCTACAGTTTGCCAGGGTTACGCTTGGGCTACGCGATTGCCCATCCTGATCGACTCAAACGCTGGCAACAGTGGCGTGATCCCTGGTCAGTCAATTCCCTTGCAGCCGCCGTGGGCGAAGTCGTATTACAAGACAGAGCTTTTCAACATCAGACCTGGAACTGGCTTGCCACAGCCCGTTCCCAATTGTTTGCTGGACTTGCGAACCTTCCTGGACTTTACCCCTTCTACAGTGCCGCAAACTTTCTCCTTGTGCAGTCTGATTATTCAGTGGTTGACCTGCAAATGAAATTGTTGAAAACCTACAAAATTCTGATTCGTGACTGTTTGAGCTTTCCCGAACTAGGCGATCGCTATTTTCGAGTTGCCATTCGTACGCAGGCAGAAAACCAGCGATTGTTAGATGGGTTGGAAGAAATTTTGGTCAGTAGGAATGGGGGATAG
- a CDS encoding bacterial nucleoid DNA-binding protein (IMG reference gene:2510097984~PFAM: Bacterial DNA-binding protein) — translation MNKGELVDAVADKASVTKKQADAVLSAALDAIVEAVSSGDKVTLVGFGSFESRERKAREGRNPKTGDKMNIPATKVPAFSAGKLFKEKVAPAASAGKKK, via the coding sequence ATGAATAAGGGCGAATTAGTTGATGCTGTCGCAGATAAAGCCAGTGTCACGAAGAAACAGGCGGATGCAGTTCTGTCTGCTGCGCTTGATGCCATCGTTGAAGCAGTTAGTAGCGGAGATAAGGTAACCCTGGTTGGATTTGGGTCCTTTGAATCGCGGGAGCGCAAAGCACGGGAAGGACGAAACCCCAAAACTGGCGATAAGATGAACATTCCAGCAACGAAAGTCCCTGCCTTTTCTGCAGGGAAGCTATTTAAAGAGAAGGTGGCTCCTGCTGCTTCCGCCGGAAAGAAAAAATAA
- a CDS encoding thioredoxin (IMG reference gene:2510097985~PFAM: Thioredoxin~TIGRFAM: thioredoxin), which translates to MATKKQFTSFQEMIAGSDLPVLVDFYATWCGPCQMMAKILDQVNAQMKQQVRIVKIDTDKYPSLASQHQVQALPTLVLFKQGKPIDRIEGVVAPEQLIQWVRSQLSRTEY; encoded by the coding sequence ATGGCGACGAAGAAGCAATTCACAAGCTTTCAGGAGATGATTGCTGGCTCGGATTTGCCTGTGTTAGTGGATTTTTACGCCACATGGTGTGGACCTTGCCAGATGATGGCAAAAATTTTGGATCAGGTGAATGCTCAGATGAAACAGCAAGTCCGAATTGTCAAAATTGACACGGATAAGTACCCATCTCTAGCATCTCAACATCAGGTACAGGCATTGCCAACGCTGGTGCTGTTCAAACAGGGAAAACCCATTGATCGCATTGAAGGGGTTGTTGCACCGGAACAACTAATTCAATGGGTGCGATCGCAGCTTTCAAGAACTGAATACTGA
- a CDS encoding 3-oxoacyl-(acyl-carrier-protein) reductase (IMG reference gene:2510097986~PFAM: short chain dehydrogenase~TIGRFAM: 3-oxoacyl-(acyl-carrier-protein) reductase), producing MDALPEGLQRLKGKVALVTGASRGIGRATALALATEGASVVVNYASSQGAAEQVVAEIMAMGSQAIALPGDVSQADQVDTLVNTVMEKWGQIDVLVNNAGITRDTLLLRMKLEEWQAVIDLNLTGVFLCTKAVSKLMLKQRSGRIINITSVAGQMGNPGQANYSAAKAGVIGFTKTVAKELAPRGITVNAVAPGFIATDMTADLKADEILKFIPLGRYGQPEEIAGMIQFLAADPAAAYITGQVINVDGGMVMA from the coding sequence ATGGACGCATTGCCAGAAGGGTTGCAACGGTTGAAAGGGAAAGTTGCACTGGTAACAGGAGCATCTCGCGGGATTGGGCGAGCAACCGCATTGGCATTGGCGACGGAAGGTGCCAGCGTGGTGGTGAATTATGCCAGTTCGCAAGGTGCGGCAGAACAGGTGGTGGCTGAGATTATGGCAATGGGCAGTCAGGCGATCGCCCTCCCTGGTGATGTTTCCCAAGCGGATCAGGTGGATACCCTAGTGAATACGGTGATGGAAAAATGGGGGCAAATCGATGTGTTGGTGAATAATGCCGGAATTACCCGTGATACATTGTTGCTGCGGATGAAGCTAGAAGAATGGCAAGCCGTAATTGACCTGAATCTGACGGGTGTGTTTTTGTGTACCAAAGCGGTTAGCAAGCTTATGTTGAAGCAGCGGTCCGGGCGAATTATTAACATTACCTCGGTGGCAGGGCAGATGGGGAATCCGGGGCAAGCAAACTACAGCGCTGCCAAAGCTGGGGTCATTGGCTTTACTAAAACAGTTGCCAAAGAATTAGCACCGCGCGGCATCACTGTCAATGCCGTTGCCCCTGGTTTTATTGCAACCGATATGACAGCAGACCTTAAAGCGGATGAAATTCTCAAGTTTATTCCTCTGGGACGCTACGGACAGCCGGAAGAAATTGCAGGTATGATTCAGTTCCTGGCGGCTGATCCAGCTGCAGCCTACATTACTGGACAGGTAATCAACGTGGATGGTGGCATGGTGATGGCATAG
- a CDS encoding amidohydrolase (IMG reference gene:2510097987~PFAM: Peptidase family M20/M25/M40; Peptidase dimerisation domain~TIGRFAM: amidohydrolase), producing the protein MLSRIKDLAANLAPRLIEIRRHLHSHPELSGQEYQTAAYVAGVLSSCGLHVKERVGKVGVVGELRGQGSDPRMLAIRTDMDALPIQEQTGLEFASQQPGIMHACGHDVHTTVGLGTAMVLSQLGESLPGNVRFLFQSAEEIAQGANWMVKDGVMDGVSGILSVHVFPSIPAGVVGIRYGALTAAADDLEITIMGESGHGARPHEAIDAIWIASQVVTTLQQAISRTQNPLRPVVLTIGQISGGRAPNVIADRVKLLGTVRSLHPETSKALPEWIEHLVAGVCHPFGARYTVNYRRGVPSVQNDITLTQLLESSAEEAWGRQGIQMIQEPSLGAEDFSVYLQYAPGSMFRLGTGFKDRRNPSLHHPQFMVDESAIVTGVVTLAYAAYKYWHQSQPLLAASR; encoded by the coding sequence ATGTTGAGCCGCATCAAAGACCTTGCAGCAAACCTTGCACCTCGACTTATTGAAATTCGCCGCCATCTGCACAGTCACCCAGAACTGAGTGGGCAAGAATATCAGACTGCTGCCTATGTGGCTGGTGTGCTGTCCTCCTGTGGTTTACACGTAAAAGAACGGGTTGGCAAGGTGGGCGTTGTAGGGGAGTTACGAGGACAGGGATCTGATCCACGGATGCTGGCAATTCGCACTGATATGGATGCACTGCCCATTCAGGAACAGACTGGACTGGAGTTTGCCTCCCAGCAGCCTGGAATTATGCATGCTTGTGGGCATGATGTTCACACAACAGTTGGGCTGGGAACAGCAATGGTATTGTCTCAATTGGGTGAATCTCTACCTGGAAACGTGCGATTCTTGTTTCAATCGGCAGAAGAAATTGCCCAGGGTGCAAACTGGATGGTGAAAGATGGTGTTATGGATGGTGTTTCTGGGATCTTGTCAGTCCATGTGTTTCCATCGATACCAGCTGGGGTAGTGGGGATTCGCTATGGGGCACTAACAGCCGCAGCAGATGATCTAGAAATTACGATTATGGGCGAGTCTGGGCATGGTGCGCGTCCCCATGAGGCAATCGATGCAATTTGGATTGCATCCCAGGTAGTTACTACCCTCCAGCAAGCTATCAGTCGCACTCAAAATCCGCTACGTCCCGTGGTTCTGACGATTGGGCAGATTAGCGGTGGGCGAGCACCCAATGTAATTGCAGATCGGGTGAAGCTGCTGGGAACCGTGCGATCGCTGCATCCCGAAACCAGCAAAGCCCTGCCAGAATGGATTGAACATCTTGTGGCGGGGGTGTGCCATCCCTTTGGTGCTCGATACACTGTGAACTATCGTCGAGGTGTCCCTTCTGTGCAAAATGATATTACCCTGACTCAATTGTTGGAAAGTTCAGCCGAGGAAGCCTGGGGACGACAGGGAATTCAAATGATTCAGGAACCCTCCCTTGGTGCAGAGGATTTTTCAGTATATTTACAGTACGCTCCGGGCAGTATGTTTCGGTTAGGAACAGGGTTCAAAGATCGACGCAATCCGTCTTTGCATCATCCGCAATTCATGGTGGACGAATCAGCGATCGTGACTGGAGTTGTTACGCTTGCCTATGCCGCGTATAAGTACTGGCATCAATCTCAACCATTGTTAGCAGCGAGCCGCTAG
- a CDS encoding PAS domain S-box (IMG reference gene:2510097988~PFAM: Histidine kinase-, DNA gyrase B-, and HSP90-like ATPase; GAF domain; His Kinase A (phosphoacceptor) domain; PAS fold~TIGRFAM: PAS domain S-box): MTMADCEWAKPTLQEGDLRFRSLIENATDIIVILDRNGIFRYCSPSAERVLGYCLQDVDGHHASELVHPADIDTVLTVLQAAIAHPKVSQPVIEYRVRHRNGSWRFFEAVATSLLEDPAIQGVVVNCHDITARKQVEEALRTANHQIVNILESIADAFVSLGHDWRFTYLNQRAAQLLQRSPEHILNQSLWDLFPELIGTAFDTECRKALEQQLPTTFEEFYPFLRSWFEVRVFPSTDGLSIFFVDIAERRQSQAELLEMSTALGNAVEGIARLDIHGNYIALNRAYAEALGYEQTEMIGMAWEQTVFPEDRPMMDVAYQQMMLDGKAEVEVRAIRKDGSIFYQEVVLVAAYDWYDQFVGHHCFTRDITERKSAEAALRQQAERERLMAGLARLSAGIAHRIRQSLDLEAILNTTTSEVRQFLDADRVVIYRCECDRDRTVMAESVKSGYPSILELSIPDESFEQCHPLYRKGQNVVIDDSSQLQDFPAFQDFLAQRQVRAFLEVPILHGDDLWGTLVAHQCSEPRHWEAYEIGLLEQLAIQVAIAIQQSELYHQVQRLNTNLEIQVQERTTQLQQAVHYEATLKRITDSVRDSLDEDQILQNAVKELALGLDVDGCDAGIYDLQQQTSTIRYEYIRTDLPPSKGKLIRMQDYPDLYSQILQTDYFQFCRTHLSQIRPLDRQHTALVCPIVDDQGVMGDLWLFKVAQDAFNDQEIRLVQQVANQCAIAIRQARLYQATQAQVIALEELNQLKDDFLSTVSHELRTPMSNMKMAIHMLRNMSSPERQKQYLDILQTECVREIELINDLLDLQRLEAASYSLVPTVLDIHKIVTILTEPFRSRTCDRQQSLVVELPPNLTPIRTDQPTLERILAELLNNACKYTPPGSEIFFEVEQTENGLNQTGKTVFIVKNQAEIPALELPRIFDKFYRVPNGDRWKQGGTGLGLALVKRLVTELGGVIQVDSANGWTTFTVTLPHLS; the protein is encoded by the coding sequence ATGACTATGGCAGATTGCGAGTGGGCGAAACCAACACTTCAGGAGGGCGATCTCAGGTTTCGCTCACTGATTGAAAATGCCACAGATATCATTGTTATCCTGGACAGAAATGGCATATTTCGCTACTGTAGCCCTTCGGCAGAGCGAGTGCTGGGGTATTGCTTGCAGGATGTGGACGGGCACCATGCCTCTGAGTTAGTCCATCCAGCCGATATTGACACGGTGCTGACTGTCTTACAGGCGGCGATCGCCCATCCCAAGGTGAGTCAGCCCGTAATTGAGTATCGGGTTCGACACCGAAACGGCTCCTGGCGATTCTTCGAAGCAGTTGCCACTAGCTTGTTAGAAGATCCTGCAATTCAGGGAGTCGTTGTCAACTGCCATGACATTACTGCGCGGAAGCAAGTTGAAGAAGCCCTGCGAACGGCGAATCATCAAATTGTCAACATTTTGGAAAGCATTGCGGATGCCTTTGTATCCTTAGGACATGATTGGCGATTCACCTATCTCAACCAGCGGGCAGCTCAACTATTGCAGCGATCGCCAGAACATATCCTCAATCAATCGCTGTGGGATCTGTTTCCTGAACTGATTGGGACTGCATTTGATACTGAATGTCGCAAAGCCCTTGAGCAGCAGCTTCCCACGACTTTTGAGGAATTTTATCCGTTTCTCCGTTCCTGGTTTGAAGTGCGGGTCTTCCCATCAACTGATGGATTATCAATCTTTTTTGTAGATATTGCCGAGCGCCGCCAGTCCCAGGCAGAACTGTTAGAAATGAGCACTGCTCTGGGAAATGCGGTAGAAGGCATTGCCCGATTAGATATTCATGGAAACTACATCGCACTCAATCGAGCTTATGCTGAGGCACTGGGGTATGAACAGACAGAGATGATCGGCATGGCGTGGGAACAGACCGTTTTCCCGGAAGACCGACCGATGATGGATGTTGCCTATCAACAAATGATGCTTGATGGAAAAGCTGAAGTTGAAGTACGTGCTATTCGCAAAGATGGCAGTATCTTCTACCAAGAGGTGGTACTCGTTGCTGCCTACGATTGGTATGACCAATTCGTTGGACACCACTGCTTTACCCGCGACATTACTGAACGTAAATCTGCCGAAGCTGCATTGCGACAGCAGGCAGAGCGAGAACGCTTAATGGCTGGGCTAGCACGTCTTTCTGCAGGAATTGCCCACCGAATTCGGCAATCATTGGATTTGGAAGCCATCCTAAATACCACGACTTCGGAAGTTCGGCAGTTTCTGGATGCAGATCGGGTGGTTATTTATCGGTGTGAGTGCGATCGCGATCGCACAGTCATGGCGGAGTCTGTAAAGTCTGGCTATCCATCGATTTTGGAATTAAGCATTCCAGATGAGTCCTTTGAGCAGTGCCATCCCCTGTATCGCAAAGGGCAGAACGTAGTCATTGATGATTCCTCACAGTTACAAGATTTTCCAGCATTTCAGGACTTTTTAGCTCAACGGCAAGTGCGGGCTTTTCTAGAAGTCCCGATTCTCCACGGCGATGATTTGTGGGGAACGCTGGTCGCTCATCAATGTTCAGAACCGCGCCACTGGGAAGCTTATGAAATTGGACTGTTGGAACAACTGGCGATTCAAGTCGCGATCGCAATTCAGCAATCCGAGCTATACCATCAGGTGCAACGCCTGAACACCAATTTGGAGATTCAAGTTCAAGAGCGCACAACCCAGTTGCAACAAGCAGTGCATTACGAGGCTACATTAAAGCGCATTACTGATTCTGTGCGGGATAGTTTGGATGAAGATCAAATCTTGCAAAATGCAGTGAAAGAATTGGCGCTAGGGCTGGATGTAGACGGATGTGATGCAGGGATTTATGACTTACAGCAGCAAACCTCCACAATTCGGTATGAATACATTCGGACTGATCTTCCCCCATCTAAGGGGAAGCTAATTCGGATGCAGGATTATCCTGACCTGTACAGCCAGATCCTTCAAACCGATTACTTTCAGTTTTGCCGAACTCACCTCTCCCAAATACGCCCCCTGGACAGGCAGCACACGGCGTTGGTTTGCCCGATTGTGGATGATCAGGGCGTCATGGGCGATTTGTGGTTATTTAAAGTGGCGCAAGACGCCTTTAATGACCAGGAAATTCGTCTAGTGCAACAGGTGGCGAACCAATGCGCGATCGCAATTCGACAAGCCCGACTCTACCAGGCAACTCAGGCACAAGTCATCGCCCTCGAAGAACTTAACCAACTCAAAGACGACTTCCTTAGCACTGTGTCCCATGAATTACGCACACCTATGTCCAACATGAAAATGGCAATCCACATGTTGAGAAACATGAGTTCGCCAGAGCGTCAGAAGCAATATCTCGATATTCTCCAGACAGAGTGTGTGCGAGAAATTGAGTTGATTAATGACTTACTTGACTTGCAACGCTTAGAAGCGGCTTCTTATTCATTGGTTCCAACCGTGCTGGATATCCATAAAATTGTCACTATTTTGACTGAACCATTTCGATCGCGCACCTGCGACCGTCAACAATCGCTGGTTGTAGAGTTGCCGCCAAATTTGACCCCGATCAGAACAGATCAACCAACGCTGGAAAGGATTTTGGCGGAATTGTTAAACAACGCCTGCAAATATACTCCACCTGGTAGTGAAATTTTTTTTGAAGTTGAACAAACTGAGAACGGACTCAATCAAACAGGCAAAACGGTCTTTATCGTCAAGAATCAGGCAGAAATCCCCGCTTTGGAGCTTCCTCGCATCTTTGACAAATTTTATCGGGTGCCTAATGGCGATCGCTGGAAACAGGGCGGTACAGGGTTGGGACTGGCATTAGTCAAACGGTTAGTTACAGAACTGGGTGGCGTAATTCAGGTAGACAGTGCAAACGGCTGGACAACGTTTACCGTGACATTGCCTCATCTTTCGTAG